In the Kitasatospora terrestris genome, one interval contains:
- a CDS encoding GAF domain-containing protein codes for MTDVMGAQNAFPGGGGGESERTRRLRSLGLNDPSPDEAFDRFAHLAASITRAPIAMVNFVNDERQMFRGLYIPPNPAQLEDDDTWADRGIAFDLPNREMPLSHGFCPHVVAQRSPLALDDILAYPRFAGNPVVDELGVRAYLGAPLVDDTNTVIGTVCVLDREPRQWGRERLKDIQHLAEALLSEIRLRDNLLLQQQEMFAAFDGSPFPIMLTDGPDHLIRYANGEHAGIFGNPGPYAPIGQMYPQLAAAGLAHAVADAYLSGRATVLKEVRVQSYLPSARRAEQVYTFTCTPLRNARSGQVNGVLTVGMDVTAQSRTEEELGTLAALLVDRLQQSGRGLPG; via the coding sequence ATGACAGATGTGATGGGCGCTCAGAACGCCTTCCCGGGCGGCGGTGGCGGCGAGTCGGAGCGGACCCGGCGCCTGCGCAGCCTCGGCTTGAACGACCCCAGCCCGGACGAGGCCTTCGACCGCTTCGCGCACCTCGCGGCCAGCATCACCAGGGCCCCGATCGCGATGGTGAACTTCGTCAACGACGAGCGGCAGATGTTCCGCGGGCTCTACATTCCGCCAAATCCGGCCCAGCTGGAGGACGACGACACCTGGGCCGACCGGGGCATCGCCTTCGACCTGCCCAACCGGGAGATGCCGCTCAGCCACGGCTTCTGCCCGCACGTGGTGGCACAGCGCTCCCCCCTCGCGCTGGACGACATCCTGGCCTACCCGCGGTTCGCCGGAAACCCGGTGGTGGACGAACTGGGTGTGCGCGCCTACCTGGGCGCCCCCCTGGTCGACGACACCAACACCGTGATCGGCACCGTCTGCGTGCTCGACCGCGAACCCCGCCAGTGGGGCCGCGAGCGGCTCAAGGACATCCAGCACCTCGCCGAGGCCCTGCTGTCCGAGATCCGGCTGCGCGACAACCTGCTGCTGCAGCAGCAGGAGATGTTCGCCGCGTTCGACGGCTCGCCGTTCCCGATCATGCTCACCGACGGCCCGGACCACCTGATCCGCTACGCCAACGGCGAGCACGCGGGCATCTTCGGCAACCCCGGGCCCTACGCGCCGATCGGCCAGATGTACCCGCAGCTGGCCGCCGCGGGCCTCGCCCACGCGGTCGCCGACGCGTACCTGAGCGGGCGGGCCACCGTGCTCAAGGAGGTCCGGGTGCAGTCCTACCTGCCCAGCGCCCGGCGCGCCGAGCAGGTGTACACCTTCACCTGCACCCCGCTGCGCAACGCCCGGAGCGGCCAGGTCAACGGCGTGCTGACGGTCGGCATGGACGTCACCGCGCAGTCCCGCACCGAGGAGGAGCTGGGCACCCTCGCGGCGCTGCTGGTCGACCGCCTGCAGCAGTCCGGCCGCGGCCTGCCCGGCTGA
- a CDS encoding M14 family metallopeptidase, whose translation MRLPRRGRPALAAAALLTLALAAPLGAAAPAAARSDAAPFDAARFDAARIGAAEETVRQYAVDGPSTVAERTAVAATGASIDEVDARSLVVSANAAELLRLKALGWRLTELPGPEQNAQLGPGINDFPSKDSAYHNYAEATADINAVVAAHPGIMSKQVIGKSYEGRDILAVKVSDNVATDENEPEVLFTFHQHAREHLTVEMALYLLHELGDKYATDSRIAAAVNGREIWIVPDLNPDGGEYDISTGSYKSWRKDRQPNSGSRYVGTDLNRNWDYKFGCCGGSSGSTSSETYRGSAPESAKEVKVVADFVRSRVVGGKQQITAAIDFHTYSELVLWPFGWTTADTATGMTADEANTFAAFGRNMAGTNGYTPEQSSDLYITDGSIDDWLWGAQRIFAYTFEMYPTSSSGGGFYPPGSVITRETTRNREAMLRLLENADCMYRAIGKQQQYCGIAS comes from the coding sequence ATGCGACTGCCCCGCCGCGGCCGGCCGGCCCTCGCCGCCGCCGCCCTGCTCACACTCGCCCTCGCCGCACCGCTCGGCGCGGCCGCTCCCGCCGCCGCGCGCTCCGACGCCGCACCCTTCGACGCGGCCCGCTTCGACGCCGCTCGGATCGGGGCAGCCGAGGAGACCGTCCGCCAGTACGCGGTCGACGGCCCCTCCACGGTGGCCGAGCGGACCGCCGTCGCCGCCACCGGCGCCTCCATCGACGAGGTGGACGCCCGCTCGCTGGTCGTCTCCGCCAACGCCGCCGAACTGCTGCGGCTGAAGGCCCTCGGCTGGCGGCTCACCGAGCTGCCCGGCCCCGAGCAGAACGCCCAGCTCGGCCCCGGCATCAACGACTTCCCCAGCAAGGACTCGGCCTACCACAACTACGCCGAGGCCACCGCCGACATCAACGCCGTGGTCGCCGCCCACCCCGGGATCATGAGCAAGCAGGTGATCGGGAAGTCCTACGAGGGCCGGGACATCCTCGCGGTGAAGGTCAGCGACAACGTCGCCACCGACGAGAACGAGCCCGAGGTGCTGTTCACCTTCCACCAGCACGCCCGCGAGCACCTGACCGTGGAGATGGCGCTCTACCTGCTGCACGAGCTCGGCGACAAGTACGCCACCGACTCCCGGATCGCGGCCGCGGTCAACGGCCGGGAGATCTGGATCGTCCCGGACCTCAACCCGGACGGCGGCGAGTACGACATCTCCACCGGCAGCTACAAGAGCTGGCGCAAGGACCGCCAGCCCAACTCCGGCAGCCGGTACGTCGGCACCGACCTCAACCGGAACTGGGACTACAAGTTCGGCTGCTGCGGCGGCTCGTCCGGCTCCACCTCCAGCGAGACCTACCGGGGCAGCGCCCCGGAGTCCGCGAAGGAGGTCAAGGTGGTGGCCGACTTCGTGCGCTCCCGGGTGGTCGGCGGCAAGCAGCAGATCACCGCGGCGATCGACTTCCACACCTACAGCGAGCTGGTGCTCTGGCCGTTCGGCTGGACCACCGCCGACACCGCGACCGGCATGACCGCCGACGAGGCCAACACCTTCGCCGCCTTCGGGCGGAACATGGCCGGCACCAACGGCTACACCCCCGAGCAGTCCAGCGACCTGTACATCACCGACGGGTCGATCGACGACTGGCTGTGGGGCGCGCAGCGGATCTTCGCGTACACCTTCGAGATGTACCCGACCTCCAGCAGCGGCGGCGGCTTCTACCCGCCCGGCTCGGTCATCACCCGGGAGACCACCCGCAACCGGGAGGCGATGCTGCGGCTGCTGGAGAACGCCGACTGCATGTACCGGGCCATCGGCAAGCAGCAGCAGTACTGCGGCATCGCAAGCTGA
- a CDS encoding 1-phosphofructokinase family hexose kinase → MILTVTPNPALDVTYAVPGFRPHRSHRVAEVAAQAGGKGVNVARVLSALGREAQCVLPLGGATGDAVEADLRAAGLRYHAVRIAGETRRTVAVVDETDATMLNEAGPELTDAEWQRLCREVGRLLPGVGVLVLSGSLPRGVPADGYAQLVALARRAEVPCVLDADGPALTAALAAGPTVVKPNAAELAAATGLTDPAAAAAALLERGAGAVLASLGPDGLLAVDPEGAWRCAPPAAVTGNPTGAGDSVVAALAAGLLGGAGWQAILPDAVALSAATVLAPRAGRFDAPAYHRLRATTTAHAGR, encoded by the coding sequence GTGATCCTGACCGTCACCCCCAACCCGGCCCTGGACGTCACGTACGCGGTGCCCGGGTTCCGGCCGCACCGCAGCCACCGGGTGGCCGAGGTCGCCGCCCAGGCCGGCGGCAAGGGGGTGAACGTCGCCCGGGTGCTGAGCGCGCTGGGCCGGGAGGCGCAGTGCGTCCTGCCGCTCGGCGGCGCGACGGGCGACGCGGTCGAGGCCGACCTGCGGGCGGCCGGGCTGCGGTACCACGCGGTGCGGATCGCCGGCGAGACCCGCCGGACCGTCGCCGTGGTCGACGAGACCGACGCCACCATGCTCAACGAGGCCGGTCCGGAACTGACGGACGCCGAGTGGCAGCGGCTGTGCCGCGAGGTCGGGCGGCTGCTGCCCGGGGTGGGCGTCCTGGTGCTGTCCGGCAGCCTGCCGCGCGGCGTACCGGCCGACGGGTACGCGCAGCTGGTGGCCCTGGCGCGGCGGGCCGAGGTGCCCTGCGTCCTCGACGCGGACGGCCCCGCCCTCACCGCCGCGCTCGCCGCCGGCCCGACCGTGGTCAAGCCGAACGCCGCCGAACTGGCCGCCGCCACCGGCCTCACCGACCCGGCCGCGGCCGCCGCCGCCCTGCTCGAACGCGGCGCCGGCGCCGTCCTGGCCTCCCTCGGACCGGACGGGCTGCTCGCCGTCGACCCCGAGGGCGCCTGGCGCTGCGCACCGCCCGCCGCCGTCACCGGCAACCCCACCGGCGCCGGCGACTCCGTGGTCGCCGCGCTGGCCGCGGGCCTGCTCGGCGGCGCCGGCTGGCAGGCGATCCTGCCCGACGCGGTGGCCCTCTCCGCCGCCACCGTGCTCGCCCCGCGGGCCGGCCGGTTCGACGCCCCCGCCTACCACCGCCTCCGCGCCACCACGACCGCGCACGCGGGGCGGTAG
- a CDS encoding NAD-binding protein, producing MSPTRPTSAGLPAQTAATVPTASATAATTGAMVVCGDDALALRLAQELTTVYGRPVTVVLRSLREGQGPQLAALAAQHPGLRLVEAEDLASHTLAAAGVREASALALTGDDDQANIQAALRARRLNPGLRLVLRVYNRKLGRRVGLLLDRTATARERSASTAVLSTSFTAAPALVAAAVSGGSVVVNVGGRLLRATELPAGQPATGTELTTLAALPEARTAPAELLPDAAEGRRLVLEMLGGTAEPPRRRRHLPGLAELPFAALFSPRLRWAFGSLALLLLAFAGLTSALTGADPLHTGYLAVLDVIAIADPATDQAAPRKVLQILTAVSGLLLMPLLTALALEALGTFRAASTLRRPPRRISGHVVLLGLGRVGSRVLDQLWELDIPVVCVESDPTARGVARARAYGVPVVLGDATQEGVLEAARIGRSSALIALTGDSSNLEAAVLARESSPELRVVLGLFDDDFATELYRALRDSYPEAETRSHSVSFLSAPAFAAAMMGRQVLGALAVGRQVVLIAAVDVSGHPELAGRTVADAEQSGAVRIIAVQPAGTDRPEPRWRPARDRVLREGEQVVVAASRAGLGAILGHSPGE from the coding sequence ATGTCACCGACCCGCCCGACCTCCGCCGGCCTCCCCGCCCAGACGGCTGCCACCGTCCCCACCGCCTCCGCCACCGCGGCCACCACCGGCGCGATGGTGGTCTGCGGCGACGACGCGCTGGCGCTGCGGCTGGCCCAGGAGCTGACCACGGTGTACGGCCGGCCGGTGACCGTGGTGCTCCGCTCGCTGCGCGAGGGGCAGGGGCCGCAGCTGGCCGCGCTCGCCGCCCAGCACCCGGGCCTGCGGCTGGTGGAGGCCGAGGACCTCGCCTCGCACACCCTGGCCGCGGCCGGGGTGCGGGAGGCGTCCGCGCTGGCGCTGACCGGCGACGACGACCAGGCGAACATCCAGGCCGCGCTGCGGGCCCGGCGGCTCAATCCCGGGCTCCGGCTGGTGCTGCGGGTCTACAACCGCAAGCTCGGCCGCCGGGTGGGTCTGCTGCTCGACCGCACGGCCACCGCCCGTGAGCGTTCCGCCTCCACCGCCGTCCTGTCCACCTCGTTCACGGCCGCGCCGGCCCTGGTGGCCGCCGCGGTCTCCGGCGGCAGCGTGGTGGTCAATGTGGGCGGGCGGCTGCTGCGGGCCACCGAGCTGCCCGCCGGGCAGCCCGCCACCGGCACCGAACTGACCACCCTGGCGGCCCTCCCCGAGGCCCGGACGGCGCCGGCCGAGCTGCTGCCGGACGCGGCGGAGGGCCGCCGGCTGGTGCTGGAGATGCTCGGCGGCACCGCGGAGCCGCCCCGCCGCCGTCGCCACCTGCCGGGCCTGGCCGAACTGCCCTTCGCCGCCCTGTTCTCGCCCCGGCTGCGCTGGGCGTTCGGCTCGCTGGCCCTGCTGCTGCTGGCCTTCGCGGGTCTGACCTCGGCGCTGACCGGCGCCGACCCGCTGCACACCGGGTACCTCGCGGTGCTCGACGTGATCGCCATCGCCGACCCGGCCACCGACCAGGCAGCCCCGCGCAAGGTACTGCAGATCCTCACCGCCGTCAGCGGGCTGCTGCTGATGCCGCTGCTCACGGCCCTCGCCCTGGAGGCGCTGGGCACCTTCCGCGCCGCCAGCACGCTGCGCCGTCCGCCGCGCCGGATCTCCGGTCACGTGGTGCTGCTGGGCCTGGGCCGGGTCGGCAGCCGGGTGCTGGACCAGCTCTGGGAGCTGGACATCCCGGTGGTCTGCGTGGAGAGCGACCCGACGGCCCGCGGCGTGGCCCGGGCCAGGGCGTACGGGGTGCCGGTGGTGCTGGGCGACGCCACCCAGGAGGGGGTGCTGGAGGCGGCCCGGATCGGCCGCAGTTCGGCGCTGATCGCGCTGACCGGGGACAGCTCCAACCTGGAGGCCGCGGTCCTGGCCCGGGAGTCCTCCCCGGAGCTGCGGGTGGTGCTCGGGCTCTTCGACGACGACTTCGCGACCGAGCTGTACCGGGCGCTGCGCGACTCCTACCCGGAGGCGGAGACCCGCAGCCACAGCGTCTCGTTCCTGTCCGCGCCGGCGTTCGCCGCCGCGATGATGGGCCGGCAGGTGCTGGGCGCGCTCGCGGTGGGACGCCAGGTGGTGCTGATCGCGGCGGTGGACGTCTCCGGGCACCCGGAGCTCGCCGGGCGGACGGTCGCCGACGCCGAGCAGTCCGGCGCGGTGCGGATCATCGCCGTGCAGCCGGCCGGTACCGACCGGCCGGAGCCGCGCTGGCGGCCGGCCCGGGACAGGGTGCTCCGCGAGGGCGAGCAGGTGGTGGTGGCGGCCAGCCGGGCCGGCCTGGGCGCGATCCTCGGCCACTCGCCCGGCGAGTAG
- a CDS encoding DMT family transporter yields the protein MGPEAAVPIVVLTAAVLHAVWNALAHSATDKLAGMALMNCAFLGCGLALTALFPLPGAAALPYLAASTACQLGYQLLLVRAYRLGDFGQMYPIARGTSPLAVALLSVTLLHRTLPGSTWAGVLVISLGLAGLALAGGAPGREQLPALGAALATGVLISGYTVIDGTGVRVSASVGGYIAWMFVTQGAAMLLVAFAVRGRDLRGAMRGGRLRGLTGGVLSLTAYGLVVWAQSYGELAVIAAMRETGIVVAAVIGAVVFRERLGHWRLAAGATVLAGIAVLQLAPG from the coding sequence GTGGGACCGGAAGCAGCGGTGCCGATCGTCGTGCTGACCGCCGCCGTACTGCACGCGGTGTGGAACGCGCTCGCCCACTCCGCGACCGACAAACTGGCCGGAATGGCCCTGATGAACTGCGCGTTCCTCGGCTGCGGACTCGCCCTCACCGCACTCTTCCCACTGCCCGGCGCGGCCGCCCTGCCCTACCTCGCCGCCTCCACCGCCTGCCAGCTCGGCTACCAACTGCTCCTGGTCCGCGCCTACCGGCTCGGCGACTTCGGGCAGATGTACCCCATCGCCCGCGGCACCTCCCCGCTCGCCGTCGCGCTGCTCTCGGTCACCCTGCTCCACCGGACCCTGCCCGGCAGCACCTGGGCCGGCGTCCTGGTCATCTCGCTCGGCCTGGCCGGCCTCGCCCTCGCCGGCGGCGCACCCGGCCGCGAACAACTGCCCGCGCTCGGCGCCGCGCTCGCCACCGGCGTACTGATCTCCGGGTACACCGTGATCGACGGCACGGGAGTGCGGGTGTCCGCCTCCGTCGGCGGATACATCGCCTGGATGTTCGTCACCCAGGGCGCGGCCATGCTGCTCGTCGCCTTCGCGGTGCGGGGGCGCGACCTGCGAGGCGCGATGCGAGGCGGCCGCCTGCGCGGCCTGACGGGCGGGGTGCTGTCACTGACCGCGTACGGGCTGGTGGTCTGGGCGCAGTCGTACGGTGAGCTGGCGGTGATCGCCGCGATGCGGGAGACCGGGATCGTGGTCGCCGCGGTCATCGGCGCCGTCGTCTTCCGCGAACGGCTCGGCCACTGGCGGCTCGCCGCCGGCGCGACCGTCCTGGCGGGCATCGCCGTCCTGCAACTCGCCCCCGGCTGA
- a CDS encoding amidohydrolase family protein, with translation MAGRIALRGRIVTMDQRDTVLPDGVLYVGAGGVIEAVRPAAEPPPAGFAGVPVTGTGATVYPGLIELHNHLPYDVLQLWQVPKRFDNRGQWGGTKDYRRLVTGPMTALGHDPLLMPAVVRYVEAKALLNGTTTSQGIALFSNAGARRMYRGVVRNVEQPKDPALPAAASRIADVDADDARRFLDRLNRKQRLLLHLAEGVDDVARGHFRALEFEPGRWAITENLVGIHCTGLGSEDFKILADHGGSMVWSPLSNLLLYGRTADIAAARAAGVRVALGSDWSVSGSKGLLGELKAARLAAAGTVTEQELVAMATRDAARILRWDGALGMLRPGLRADLLAVATTDADPYRGLVAARDGDIRLVAIDGTARYGEAGLMRSLAAPGARLEEPLPERLVDLDDQDGDPLVAGVTLAEATRRLTGALASLPTLGVGPGPLAVPGERPTWRLALDEIQQTGAELRPRLPFGDRPSGPVIDLAPPAALTALGLDGLTAGADAAYRTTLAAEANLPTGLRTALVAQLA, from the coding sequence ATGGCTGGGAGGATCGCCCTGCGCGGGCGGATCGTCACGATGGACCAGCGGGACACGGTCCTGCCGGACGGGGTGCTGTACGTCGGGGCGGGCGGGGTGATCGAGGCGGTGCGGCCGGCGGCGGAGCCGCCGCCGGCGGGGTTCGCGGGGGTCCCGGTGACGGGGACGGGGGCGACGGTCTACCCGGGGCTGATCGAGTTGCACAACCACCTGCCGTACGACGTGCTGCAGCTGTGGCAGGTGCCCAAGCGGTTCGACAACCGCGGCCAGTGGGGCGGCACGAAGGACTACCGGCGGCTGGTGACGGGGCCGATGACGGCGCTGGGGCACGATCCGCTGCTGATGCCCGCGGTGGTGCGGTACGTCGAGGCGAAGGCGCTGCTGAACGGGACCACGACGAGCCAGGGCATCGCGCTGTTCAGCAACGCGGGCGCCCGCCGGATGTACCGGGGCGTGGTGCGCAACGTCGAGCAGCCGAAGGACCCGGCGCTGCCGGCGGCCGCGTCGCGGATCGCGGACGTGGACGCGGACGACGCCCGCCGCTTCCTGGACCGGCTGAACCGCAAGCAGCGGCTGCTGCTGCACCTCGCCGAGGGCGTGGACGACGTGGCTCGCGGCCACTTCCGGGCGCTGGAGTTCGAGCCCGGCCGCTGGGCGATCACCGAGAACCTGGTCGGCATCCACTGCACCGGCCTCGGCAGCGAGGACTTCAAGATCCTCGCCGATCACGGCGGCTCGATGGTCTGGTCGCCGCTGTCCAACCTGCTGCTGTACGGACGGACGGCCGACATCGCCGCGGCCCGGGCGGCGGGCGTGCGGGTGGCGCTGGGGTCGGACTGGTCGGTGTCGGGGTCGAAGGGGCTGCTGGGCGAGTTGAAGGCGGCCCGGCTGGCCGCGGCGGGGACGGTGACCGAGCAGGAGCTGGTGGCGATGGCGACCCGTGACGCGGCCCGGATCCTGCGCTGGGACGGGGCGCTGGGGATGCTGCGGCCCGGTCTGCGGGCCGATCTGCTGGCGGTGGCCACCACCGACGCCGATCCGTACCGGGGGCTGGTCGCCGCCCGGGACGGCGACATCCGGCTGGTGGCGATCGACGGCACGGCCCGGTACGGGGAGGCGGGGTTGATGCGGAGCCTGGCCGCGCCGGGGGCCCGGCTGGAGGAGCCGCTACCGGAGCGGCTGGTGGACCTGGACGACCAGGACGGCGATCCGCTGGTCGCGGGGGTCACGCTGGCCGAGGCGACCCGGCGGCTGACCGGGGCGCTGGCCTCGCTGCCCACGCTCGGGGTGGGCCCGGGTCCGCTCGCCGTGCCCGGTGAGCGGCCGACCTGGCGGCTGGCGCTGGACGAGATCCAGCAGACCGGCGCCGAGCTGCGTCCGCGCCTCCCGTTCGGCGACCGGCCGAGCGGGCCGGTGATCGACCTGGCGCCGCCGGCGGCGCTGACCGCGCTGGGCCTGGACGGCCTGACGGCCGGGGCGGACGCCGCGTACCGCACGACCCTGGCCGCCGAGGCCAACCTTCCGACCGGCCTGCGCACGGCCCTGGTGGCGCAGCTGGCGTGA
- a CDS encoding EF-hand domain-containing protein produces MDIDKAKAAFDRFDVNGDGFISPEEYSKVMAEMGDFNVTVTVAQAIIAKADTSKDGLLSWDEFKAVNVG; encoded by the coding sequence ATGGACATCGACAAGGCCAAGGCCGCGTTCGACCGTTTCGACGTGAACGGCGACGGCTTCATCTCGCCGGAGGAGTACTCCAAGGTCATGGCCGAGATGGGCGACTTCAACGTCACCGTGACGGTCGCGCAGGCGATCATCGCCAAGGCCGACACCAGCAAGGACGGCCTGCTGTCCTGGGACGAGTTCAAGGCCGTCAACGTCGGCTGA
- a CDS encoding acyl-CoA dehydrogenase family protein, translating to MVGTGTGADYFTDERHDRLREEVRAFAEKEVRPQVARMESDREVEFELAREIARRGWIGVTIGREYGGMGLGHLAKTVVIEELARVSGAIGAIAQASQLGVAKVIHFGNERQRRYWLPRFASGEALPTIAVTEPESGGHVLGMSGTARREGDEYVLNGRKWFVGNSHIGDVHGVVFRTGKGSRGLSAFLVESDRPGFRLGDLGSQSGLHGFSFGELVFEDCRIPATNRLGREGQGLDVAYSSSILYGRPNLAAVALGIHRAIVEDTVRFAEDRTMYGRPLSALPNISLKIGEMQSRLMTARLAAYHAAHLLDRGLPCDAELMNSKLINTEYALDSARAAMEIHAARGLQSSFAIERYLRDATHVYPPAGTSDVQRLRLGQVAAGSYGVQWSEKLGHLAKLPDDGPGLRALAS from the coding sequence ATGGTGGGCACGGGCACAGGTGCGGACTACTTCACCGACGAGCGCCACGACCGGCTCCGCGAGGAGGTCCGGGCGTTCGCCGAGAAGGAGGTCCGCCCGCAGGTGGCGCGGATGGAGTCCGACCGCGAGGTCGAGTTCGAGCTGGCGCGGGAGATCGCGCGCAGAGGTTGGATAGGCGTCACGATAGGACGCGAGTACGGCGGCATGGGGCTCGGCCACCTGGCGAAGACCGTGGTGATCGAGGAGCTGGCCCGGGTCAGCGGCGCGATCGGCGCGATCGCCCAGGCCTCCCAGCTGGGCGTCGCCAAGGTGATCCACTTCGGCAACGAGCGGCAGCGCCGGTACTGGCTGCCGCGGTTCGCCTCCGGGGAGGCGCTGCCGACGATCGCGGTCACCGAGCCGGAGTCCGGCGGCCACGTGCTCGGGATGTCCGGCACCGCCCGCCGCGAGGGCGACGAGTACGTGCTGAACGGTCGCAAGTGGTTCGTCGGCAACTCGCACATCGGCGACGTGCACGGCGTGGTGTTCCGGACCGGCAAGGGCTCGCGCGGGCTCTCCGCGTTCCTGGTGGAGAGCGACCGGCCGGGCTTCCGGCTGGGCGACCTCGGCAGCCAGAGCGGCCTGCACGGCTTCAGCTTCGGCGAGTTGGTCTTCGAGGACTGCCGGATCCCGGCCACCAACCGGCTCGGCCGCGAGGGCCAGGGGCTGGACGTCGCGTACTCCTCGTCGATCCTCTACGGGCGGCCCAACCTGGCCGCGGTCGCGCTCGGCATCCACCGGGCGATCGTCGAGGACACCGTCCGCTTCGCCGAGGACCGCACGATGTACGGCCGGCCGCTGTCCGCGCTGCCCAACATCAGCCTGAAGATCGGTGAGATGCAGTCCCGGCTGATGACCGCCCGGCTGGCCGCGTACCACGCCGCCCACCTGCTGGACCGCGGACTGCCCTGCGACGCCGAGCTGATGAACTCCAAGCTGATCAACACCGAGTACGCGCTGGACTCGGCCCGCGCCGCGATGGAGATCCACGCCGCGCGCGGCCTGCAGTCGTCCTTCGCGATCGAGCGCTACCTGCGCGACGCGACCCACGTCTACCCGCCGGCCGGCACCTCGGACGTCCAGCGGCTGCGTCTCGGGCAGGTGGCGGCGGGCAGTTACGGCGTCCAGTGGTCGGAGAAGCTCGGCCACCTCGCGAAGCTCCCCGACGACGGCCCGGGCCTGCGGGCGCTGGCCAGCTGA
- a CDS encoding Fpg/Nei family DNA glycosylase yields the protein MPELPEVQALAERMTTACAGRTLARVDTLSVQVLKTFDPPVHALHGLPVREVGRHGKFLDLATEDGPHLVVHLARAGWVHERTSFPAAPPSRRGPLALRIVLDDGSGFDLTEQGTTKRLAAYVVTDPQLVPGVARLGPDALAVTAQELGALADGARQRLKTFLTDQAVMAGIGNAYSDEILHAARLSPYAMASALKEEQVERLHAAVRQVLGTALEHARSAPPGGLKSEKKAGLAVHGRAGERCPICGDTVRSVDFADSSLQYCPTCQTGGRTLADRRLSRLLK from the coding sequence GTGCCCGAGCTGCCCGAAGTGCAGGCCCTGGCCGAGCGCATGACCACCGCCTGCGCCGGCCGCACCCTCGCCCGCGTGGACACCCTCTCCGTCCAGGTGCTCAAGACCTTCGACCCGCCGGTCCACGCGCTGCACGGCCTTCCGGTGCGGGAGGTCGGCCGGCACGGCAAGTTCCTGGACCTGGCGACGGAGGACGGCCCCCACCTGGTGGTCCACCTCGCCCGGGCGGGCTGGGTGCACGAGCGCACCTCCTTCCCCGCCGCGCCGCCGAGCCGCCGCGGCCCGCTCGCGCTGCGGATCGTGCTGGACGACGGGTCCGGCTTCGACCTGACCGAGCAGGGCACGACCAAGCGGCTGGCCGCGTACGTGGTGACCGATCCGCAACTGGTGCCCGGCGTCGCCCGGCTCGGGCCGGACGCCCTGGCGGTGACCGCGCAGGAGCTGGGCGCGCTGGCGGACGGGGCGCGGCAGCGGTTGAAGACCTTCCTGACCGACCAGGCGGTCATGGCCGGGATCGGGAACGCCTACTCCGACGAGATCCTGCACGCGGCGCGGCTCTCGCCGTACGCGATGGCGTCCGCGCTGAAGGAGGAGCAGGTCGAGCGGCTGCACGCGGCGGTCCGGCAGGTGCTCGGCACGGCGCTGGAGCACGCCCGCTCGGCACCGCCCGGCGGCCTGAAGTCCGAGAAGAAGGCCGGCCTCGCCGTGCACGGGCGGGCCGGGGAGCGCTGCCCGATCTGCGGGGACACCGTCCGCTCGGTCGACTTCGCCGACTCCTCGCTGCAGTACTGCCCGACCTGCCAGACCGGCGGCCGGACCCTGGCCGACCGGAGACTGTCGCGACTCCTCAAGTAG